In one Pseudomonadales bacterium genomic region, the following are encoded:
- a CDS encoding cadherin-like beta sandwich domain-containing protein: MFLFVLLSSCGGGGGRQANVPVLPPGNAPSPPPAGADANLANLEATPGSLDQLFQPSLRSYTMQVGFLTSSIRVVAAVSDPAADLTLNTAPLSSGVPSGPIPLVEGLNTINLEVTGADGMTRQSYELGVTRRPLSSFSQRAYLKSSASDSEDYFGTSMDGHADTLAVGVPSEDSGIAGDPGDNSLLDSGAVFVFVRSSTGDWHQQDYLKPDTFDSGDRFGSSVAVHGDLLAVGALGEDSSATGVGGDETDNGHPDSGAVYVFARDSTGNWAQEAFLKASNSGDGERFGETLTLQNNTLIIGSTRFANLVGRVWVFERDSAGIWTEVDQFQASDGTSDSAFGFDLDLQDDTLAVGAPYHGGIGNFYGAVYVFNRNTSGLWQETAMFRGPNTDRLDSFGQSVALTENMLAVAAGGESSAATGIDGDQLDNNAAYSGAVYLFVKDSNNDWLPETYFKASNTDSGDFFGSQLAFNGDRLLVSASAEDSASTGVGGDQGDNGLADAGAVYGFSRDSNGTWTQDMYVKSSSTGANDVFGRQLVLTEIFMAVGAPFEDSRADGINGDDSDNAGQQSGAVYVFE, encoded by the coding sequence ATGTTTCTCTTTGTCCTGCTGTCCTCCTGCGGAGGTGGCGGTGGCCGACAAGCCAACGTGCCGGTCCTGCCACCTGGGAATGCGCCTTCCCCCCCTCCTGCTGGGGCAGACGCGAACCTCGCGAACCTCGAGGCCACACCGGGTTCTTTGGATCAGTTGTTCCAGCCATCATTACGCAGCTACACGATGCAGGTAGGATTTCTGACCTCGTCAATTCGGGTGGTAGCAGCTGTATCGGATCCAGCCGCGGACCTGACATTGAATACCGCTCCACTCAGCAGTGGCGTACCGAGTGGTCCCATCCCGCTGGTCGAGGGACTCAATACCATCAATCTGGAGGTGACCGGCGCTGATGGAATGACCCGACAGAGCTACGAACTCGGAGTAACGAGACGCCCGCTCTCGTCATTTTCGCAGCGCGCGTATCTCAAGTCATCTGCGTCCGACAGTGAGGACTACTTCGGAACCTCGATGGATGGACATGCTGACACTCTGGCTGTCGGTGTACCGAGCGAGGACAGTGGTATTGCGGGCGACCCGGGGGACAACAGTCTGCTGGACTCCGGCGCGGTTTTCGTTTTCGTGCGCAGCTCAACCGGAGACTGGCATCAGCAGGACTATCTCAAGCCCGACACGTTCGATTCGGGTGATCGGTTCGGCTCAAGCGTAGCCGTTCATGGAGATCTTCTTGCTGTGGGTGCGCTTGGCGAAGACAGCAGCGCCACCGGTGTGGGTGGTGACGAAACAGACAATGGTCATCCGGACTCTGGTGCTGTGTATGTCTTCGCACGAGACTCTACAGGGAACTGGGCGCAGGAGGCTTTTCTTAAGGCTTCCAATTCCGGGGACGGAGAACGGTTCGGTGAGACCCTGACGCTGCAAAACAACACTCTCATCATCGGGAGCACGCGATTCGCGAACCTGGTCGGCAGGGTGTGGGTATTCGAGCGTGATTCCGCGGGTATCTGGACTGAAGTCGATCAGTTTCAGGCATCGGACGGGACATCAGATTCGGCTTTCGGTTTCGATCTTGATCTTCAGGATGACACTCTTGCAGTCGGCGCCCCCTATCATGGTGGTATAGGAAATTTTTATGGTGCCGTCTACGTCTTCAACCGCAATACATCCGGTCTCTGGCAGGAAACGGCGATGTTCAGAGGTCCCAATACGGACCGTCTGGACAGTTTTGGACAGAGCGTCGCTCTCACTGAAAACATGCTTGCAGTAGCTGCTGGTGGTGAATCGAGTGCGGCAACTGGAATCGACGGAGATCAGCTGGACAACAACGCCGCCTATAGTGGTGCGGTGTATCTGTTCGTTAAGGATTCAAACAACGACTGGCTACCCGAAACCTATTTTAAGGCATCGAATACCGATAGCGGAGATTTCTTCGGCAGTCAACTGGCTTTTAATGGGGACCGGCTGCTCGTCAGCGCGAGCGCAGAGGACAGCGCCAGTACTGGAGTTGGTGGAGATCAGGGAGACAACGGTCTCGCGGACGCCGGAGCAGTTTACGGTTTTTCGCGTGATAGCAATGGTACCTGGACCCAGGATATGTACGTGAAATCGTCCTCCACTGGCGCTAACGATGTTTTCGGAAGGCAACTCGTGCTGACGGAGATATTCATGGCAGTCGGCGCACCCTTCGAAGACAGCCGGGCGGACGGTATTAATGGTGACGATAGCGATAACGCCGGCCAACAGAGTGGAGCGGTGTATGTGTTCGAATGA
- a CDS encoding serine/threonine-protein kinase has translation MSGNIELERAALDLLMAALEQEPDSRLDYVRGRCAGNDALLARVTKLLTWDHAGDEPLDSLELPTSLPARSPPVKLGPYRLLNLIGQGGMGSVYRAERMDGAFERTVAIKLLGASALTKGARERFDVERHLMAQLRHPNITTLLDGGVDGDISYLVMEYIDGSPFTHDPGVSRNRQLRRFIKVCAAVGHAHSRLILHRDIKPSNVMIDSAGEPKLLDFGIAKLLHELNEHSTGSAIDLTVDGGLPMTPSYTAPECLEGEPSTVRSDVYSLGVLLFEVLAGRRPFEVAGLSPIKAAQVVRSSSPASLDSGHADLDQIVATAMHLDPERRYYSAIAMAEDITRLLERRPIVARKDDLLYVLRRFFARNRVLVGIVAFAGAAVVSALIAALIALQEANDQRALAERQTATSQSALKFLSDVLQADNPMSAVATDSIRDALASVANSINNPMYEMEVTPETRIFILSNLANIHAGRAERDLASTYIAQSQALLEADKDFENEELIWQQLAATLLNLGEFDQSLAAVDKAFVTPLGFDQPLWRYRISGLNSRASALALLGRGDEAVEQFNAVIRLNQDYPLFPLDLASAHHGVSNVYANRDEREKAIQHNADALSIAEQFGFLNSSLGLTIQANRVDYLDWAGRHSEADTAFQMTLSGLERTFGREHPAVVELVANRGRALHARGEAAQAVQVMLPWRDYVRERMSLKDPRVSYFEAKLGYALCASNGMQPGIEALQHALISARAVYPPDNWNIPDIEGAIGYCHMLLGDYSQAEEMIRRSHDKFLDIFGPDHYATKGKVKWLKQIEERRSGSVQ, from the coding sequence ATGTCCGGAAACATTGAACTGGAACGCGCAGCACTTGATCTGCTGATGGCGGCGCTCGAGCAGGAGCCTGATTCAAGGCTGGACTACGTGCGCGGTCGCTGCGCAGGAAACGATGCTCTCCTTGCCCGGGTTACAAAACTGCTCACCTGGGATCACGCGGGTGATGAGCCGCTGGACAGTCTGGAACTCCCGACAAGTCTGCCGGCGCGGTCTCCACCGGTAAAACTGGGCCCATACCGTCTGCTGAATCTGATCGGGCAAGGTGGTATGGGCAGCGTTTATCGGGCCGAACGCATGGATGGTGCCTTTGAAAGGACTGTGGCAATCAAGCTGCTTGGTGCCTCGGCTCTGACTAAGGGTGCGCGCGAGCGTTTCGATGTTGAACGACACTTGATGGCACAGCTTCGCCACCCGAACATCACGACTTTGCTGGATGGTGGTGTAGATGGCGATATCTCGTATCTTGTCATGGAGTACATCGATGGATCGCCGTTCACTCACGATCCGGGCGTATCAAGAAACAGACAGCTGCGCAGGTTCATCAAGGTGTGTGCAGCGGTTGGTCACGCCCACAGTCGACTGATTCTGCATCGCGATATCAAGCCTTCCAATGTGATGATTGACAGCGCTGGTGAGCCCAAACTTCTGGATTTTGGTATTGCCAAGCTGCTGCATGAGTTGAATGAACACTCAACGGGTTCAGCTATCGACCTGACAGTAGATGGCGGGTTGCCCATGACGCCCAGCTACACCGCCCCCGAATGCCTGGAAGGTGAGCCGTCTACCGTCCGCAGTGATGTCTATTCTCTGGGTGTTTTACTGTTCGAAGTACTTGCAGGGCGGCGACCGTTTGAAGTTGCGGGGCTTTCTCCCATCAAGGCAGCACAGGTTGTACGCAGTTCATCCCCCGCAAGCCTGGACAGCGGTCACGCTGATCTTGACCAGATCGTCGCCACGGCGATGCACCTCGACCCGGAACGACGTTACTACTCTGCGATCGCCATGGCAGAGGATATAACACGTCTGCTGGAACGTCGGCCGATTGTTGCCCGCAAGGACGACCTGCTGTACGTGCTGAGGAGGTTCTTTGCGCGGAATCGAGTTCTGGTTGGTATCGTGGCTTTCGCTGGCGCGGCCGTAGTTTCTGCGCTGATCGCGGCGTTGATTGCCTTGCAGGAAGCGAATGACCAGCGCGCGCTCGCTGAGCGCCAAACAGCAACCTCGCAATCCGCCCTCAAGTTCCTTTCTGATGTACTGCAGGCAGACAATCCCATGTCTGCGGTCGCTACAGATTCGATTCGCGACGCGCTAGCGAGCGTCGCGAACTCGATCAACAACCCCATGTATGAAATGGAAGTTACACCGGAGACTCGGATTTTCATTCTGTCTAATCTTGCCAACATCCATGCCGGGCGAGCCGAGAGAGATCTGGCGTCGACATACATTGCGCAGTCACAGGCATTGCTTGAAGCTGACAAGGACTTTGAGAATGAAGAGCTGATCTGGCAACAGCTGGCAGCCACATTACTCAATCTCGGTGAGTTCGACCAGAGCCTTGCGGCTGTCGATAAAGCCTTTGTCACGCCACTGGGTTTTGACCAGCCTTTGTGGCGTTATCGAATAAGCGGACTCAACAGTCGTGCCAGTGCGCTGGCATTGCTGGGTCGTGGCGATGAAGCTGTCGAACAGTTCAACGCGGTGATCAGGCTGAATCAGGATTACCCTCTGTTCCCCCTTGATCTCGCGTCAGCCCATCACGGAGTATCTAACGTTTATGCAAACCGGGATGAGCGTGAAAAGGCGATCCAGCACAATGCGGATGCGCTTTCAATTGCTGAGCAGTTCGGTTTCCTGAACTCTTCACTTGGTTTGACAATTCAGGCCAACCGCGTCGACTATCTGGATTGGGCCGGCCGTCATAGTGAAGCCGATACCGCCTTCCAGATGACTCTCTCGGGTCTGGAGCGCACCTTTGGCAGAGAGCATCCTGCAGTCGTCGAGCTGGTGGCGAATCGTGGCCGTGCACTACACGCCCGCGGTGAAGCTGCTCAGGCGGTGCAGGTTATGTTGCCCTGGCGGGACTATGTTCGCGAACGCATGAGTCTGAAAGACCCCCGGGTTTCCTACTTCGAGGCAAAGCTGGGCTACGCCCTGTGCGCGTCGAATGGTATGCAGCCAGGTATCGAGGCGCTGCAGCATGCGCTCATATCTGCTCGTGCGGTTTATCCACCAGACAACTGGAACATTCCCGACATTGAAGGAGCGATCGGCTATTGCCACATGCTGCTGGGCGACTACAGCCAGGCTGAGGAGATGATCCGGCGGTCGCATGATAAGTTTCTGGATATATTTGGGCCGGATCACTATGCGACAAAGGGCAAAGTGAAATGGCTGAAGCAGATTGAAGAGAGACGCTCTGGCAGCGTGCAGTAG